Proteins co-encoded in one bacterium genomic window:
- a CDS encoding MBL fold metallo-hydrolase: protein MATLTFFGATGTVTGSRFLLELDGKKMLVDCGLFQGTKENRLRNWDPFPVSPSEIDTVFVTHAHIDHTGYLPRFCRDGFSGSIHCTHTTHDLCEILLRDSAHLQEEDAALANRKGFSKHSPAMPLYTVKDAEKALALFSPLHYGEDFPMTGATRVKLKDAGHILGSAFIDIKTNVSGKTRKILFSGDYGRPGQPVLSDPVQVYNVDYLVLESTYGDRLHDTRPPAEELARIINESLERGGVLIIPSFAVGRTQTLLYIIRELEEQGIIPDLPIYLDSPMSIHATAIFENRIPDMDLTSRVLTLRGKHIFHPKRLIECPSKNESKAINTIRDRAIIVSSSGMATGGRILHHLKQRLPNPDNTLLFIGYQAEGTRGRSILEGETEVKIHGEQVPVRAKVENISGFSGHGDYNEILAWLMGFNRPPEKTFIVHGEPEARTALAEKIRAAFGWDVVIPDFGQHFELEL from the coding sequence TTGGCGACACTTACATTTTTCGGCGCGACCGGCACGGTGACCGGGTCACGGTTCCTTCTGGAGCTTGACGGTAAAAAAATGCTCGTCGACTGCGGGCTGTTTCAGGGAACCAAGGAAAACCGCCTGCGCAACTGGGACCCGTTTCCCGTTTCGCCCTCAGAAATCGACACGGTGTTCGTGACCCATGCCCATATCGATCATACGGGATATCTTCCCCGTTTCTGCCGTGATGGTTTCTCCGGCTCCATCCACTGTACCCATACGACACATGACCTGTGTGAAATCCTCCTCCGTGACAGCGCGCACCTCCAGGAAGAAGACGCCGCGCTGGCCAACAGGAAGGGATTCTCCAAGCATTCGCCTGCGATGCCCCTCTACACCGTGAAGGACGCCGAAAAGGCGCTCGCCCTGTTTTCCCCGCTTCATTACGGTGAGGATTTTCCCATGACCGGCGCAACCAGGGTAAAACTGAAGGATGCCGGGCATATCCTCGGCTCCGCGTTCATCGACATCAAGACGAACGTAAGCGGGAAAACGCGGAAAATCCTGTTCAGCGGCGATTATGGACGGCCCGGGCAGCCGGTCCTGAGCGACCCCGTCCAGGTTTACAATGTCGACTATCTCGTCCTCGAATCCACCTACGGCGACCGTCTCCACGACACCCGTCCTCCGGCCGAGGAGCTTGCACGGATCATCAACGAGAGCCTCGAACGCGGCGGAGTTCTCATCATTCCCTCGTTTGCTGTCGGCCGCACGCAGACGCTGCTCTATATCATCCGCGAGCTCGAAGAACAGGGAATAATCCCCGATCTGCCGATCTACCTCGATTCGCCCATGTCCATTCATGCGACTGCCATTTTCGAGAACCGTATCCCCGACATGGACCTGACCAGCAGAGTCCTGACTCTCCGTGGTAAACACATATTTCATCCGAAGCGGCTCATCGAGTGTCCGTCGAAAAACGAATCGAAAGCCATCAACACCATACGAGACCGGGCGATCATCGTCTCGTCGAGCGGCATGGCCACGGGAGGCCGTATTCTCCACCATCTGAAACAGCGGCTGCCGAATCCGGACAATACCCTCCTGTTTATCGGTTATCAGGCCGAAGGCACACGCGGCAGGTCTATCCTCGAAGGAGAAACCGAGGTCAAAATCCACGGCGAACAGGTTCCCGTGCGGGCAAAGGTCGAAAATATCTCAGGGTTTTCCGGCCATGGTGACTACAACGAGATACTCGCATGGCTCATGGGTTTCAACAGGCCGCCCGAGAAGACGTTCATCGTCCATGGAGAGCCGGAAGCCCGCACTGCGCTGGCTGAAAAGATACGGGCAGCGTTCGGGTGGGATGTTGTCATCCCCGATTTCGGGCAGCATTTCGAGCTGGAACTGTAA
- a CDS encoding DUF362 domain-containing protein, translated as MNEKQEKACRRLFLKQMSAGAAGLTLGTLGLTGKASAKSAVPGTGTVSFVTSRDQREASYNALKPLEDEIVKSIGDKRVVIKVNMGQVVKKWQLNATDVNFVRGILDFLKPIYPKKITLGEATAAGAVSTLVGFENYGYMPLLKEYNVEFVDLNDRPTVTKFILGEQFHPLAISIVDTFLDPDVFLISPTRFKTHDNVFATLSLKNIAMGSPINRYKQQQREGRNEKPKMHSGGNRGLSYNMYTLATYGVHPDLSVLDGVVGMEGSGPVSGDPIEHGVAVASTDFVAADRLGVELMGIDYREVKYLQWCAAAGMGNDDISKMKILGPDYTKHIVKYRLHKNIEEQRVWIREDYGD; from the coding sequence ATGAACGAAAAACAGGAAAAAGCCTGTCGAAGGCTTTTTTTGAAACAGATGTCGGCCGGTGCGGCGGGTCTGACGCTCGGTACACTCGGCTTGACGGGGAAAGCTTCCGCAAAATCCGCCGTTCCCGGAACCGGCACCGTATCGTTCGTGACGAGCAGGGATCAGCGGGAAGCATCCTACAATGCCCTGAAGCCCCTCGAAGACGAGATAGTCAAATCCATCGGGGATAAGAGGGTTGTCATAAAAGTCAACATGGGGCAGGTAGTCAAAAAGTGGCAGCTTAACGCGACCGATGTCAATTTTGTCCGCGGCATTCTCGATTTCCTCAAACCGATATACCCTAAAAAAATCACCCTCGGCGAAGCGACCGCCGCCGGAGCGGTAAGCACCCTTGTCGGATTCGAAAACTACGGGTACATGCCGCTCCTCAAGGAATACAACGTCGAATTCGTCGATCTCAACGACCGTCCGACAGTCACGAAATTTATCCTCGGGGAACAGTTCCATCCCCTGGCAATCAGCATCGTCGACACTTTTCTCGATCCCGATGTATTTCTCATCTCTCCGACCCGCTTTAAAACGCACGATAATGTCTTCGCCACGCTCTCGCTCAAAAATATCGCCATGGGATCTCCCATCAACCGCTACAAACAGCAGCAGCGCGAGGGGAGAAACGAAAAGCCCAAAATGCATTCGGGCGGAAACCGCGGGCTGAGCTACAACATGTACACGCTTGCCACGTACGGTGTGCATCCCGATCTCTCCGTTCTGGATGGCGTGGTGGGGATGGAGGGTAGCGGCCCGGTGAGCGGCGATCCTATCGAGCACGGCGTTGCGGTGGCAAGCACCGATTTTGTAGCCGCCGACCGTCTCGGAGTCGAGCTCATGGGCATCGATTACAGGGAGGTCAAATATCTCCAGTGGTGCGCGGCGGCGGGCATGGGCAACGACGATATATCGAAGATGAAGATTCTCGGCCCGGATTATACGAAACACATCGTGAAATACCGGCTCCATAAAAACATCGAAGAGCAGCGCGTCTGGATCAGGGAAGATTACGGCGACTGA
- a CDS encoding glycerophosphodiester phosphodiesterase family protein: MRIMASIAFLLASVISAPSAFCTGACAHRGDTMSAPENTLPAIVSAVRKGAHQIEIDAQLSLDGKLVLMHDGTVDRTTDGTGKVSDLTFEKLRTLDAGSWYKPEFKGTKIPELREALEAIPHEILCNIHVKGGSETTVPVARLVSDLGRLDHCFISIGGSEAQEAMAAARASVPGIKLCTGFVIDKEPVTEKITGIDKDVLEKYRKLNPGKEINGHIDIIQLVYWVTPIPKDVVEKSVSILHRYDVKANYCCASEAEPLRTLIGAGADYILTDNLDLCLKTLNEYGTKPVDTSKVKK, encoded by the coding sequence ATGCGCATAATGGCCAGTATCGCCTTTTTGCTCGCTTCTGTTATTTCGGCGCCATCAGCGTTCTGTACGGGTGCGTGCGCTCATCGGGGTGACACGATGAGCGCCCCCGAAAACACTCTGCCGGCAATAGTGTCGGCTGTCCGTAAAGGGGCACACCAGATCGAGATCGATGCGCAATTATCTCTGGACGGTAAACTCGTTCTCATGCACGATGGTACGGTTGACCGTACGACCGACGGCACGGGGAAAGTTTCCGATTTGACCTTCGAGAAACTCAGAACGCTCGATGCTGGAAGCTGGTACAAACCCGAATTCAAGGGAACGAAGATTCCCGAACTGCGGGAAGCCCTCGAAGCGATTCCCCATGAAATACTGTGCAACATCCATGTCAAAGGCGGCTCGGAAACCACGGTTCCGGTCGCACGGCTCGTCTCTGACCTGGGTCGCCTCGACCACTGTTTTATAAGCATCGGCGGTTCGGAAGCACAGGAAGCCATGGCGGCGGCGAGAGCCTCGGTTCCGGGTATCAAGCTCTGCACGGGCTTCGTAATCGACAAAGAACCTGTTACGGAGAAAATAACCGGTATCGACAAGGACGTATTGGAAAAGTACCGGAAATTGAATCCCGGGAAGGAAATCAACGGACATATCGATATTATTCAGCTTGTCTACTGGGTGACCCCGATTCCCAAAGATGTCGTTGAAAAGTCCGTCAGTATTCTTCACCGGTATGACGTTAAAGCAAATTACTGCTGCGCGAGTGAAGCTGAACCGCTGAGAACGCTTATCGGGGCCGGTGCGGACTATATCCTCACCGACAACCTCGATCTGTGCCTTAAAACTCTGAACGAATATGGAACAAAACCGGTCGACACGTCAAAAGTGAAAAAGTGA
- a CDS encoding DUF362 domain-containing protein: MSNTVFTDSFTGSRRGFFRQVAAGAAAVAAGSLTRVPEVSARPEGPKESTVYFVPGKDTREATYQSLKPLEKEIGKAIQGKQVVIKVNMGQVKKEWWLNASDPNQVRGILDFLKPISDRKVIVAESTAAGAESTMTGFENYGYMPILKEYNVEFVDLNDRPTVQKFILSDKHHPLDINIIDSYLDPNVYVISATRLKSHNCVIATLSLKNIVMGSPINHYKQREREGRNEKPKMHSGGNRGLSYNLYLLATMGVQPDLAVLDGVVGMEGNGPVNGTPVEQGVALASTDWVAADRLGVELMGMDYSEVKYLQWCAAAGMGRDDLSAIKINGPDYRKHIVKYQLNQNIEDQRKWLVEDYEKKE; this comes from the coding sequence ATGAGTAATACCGTTTTCACAGATTCGTTTACCGGCAGCAGGCGGGGATTTTTCCGGCAGGTAGCAGCCGGAGCCGCAGCGGTTGCGGCAGGTTCGCTCACCCGGGTTCCGGAGGTATCGGCACGGCCGGAGGGACCGAAAGAGAGCACGGTGTATTTCGTGCCGGGAAAGGACACCCGCGAGGCGACCTATCAGTCCCTGAAGCCCCTCGAAAAAGAAATTGGAAAAGCCATACAGGGCAAGCAGGTTGTCATCAAGGTCAACATGGGTCAGGTCAAGAAGGAATGGTGGCTCAATGCTTCCGATCCGAACCAGGTCCGCGGCATTCTCGACTTTCTCAAGCCGATCAGCGACCGCAAAGTGATCGTCGCCGAATCAACCGCCGCCGGAGCGGAGAGTACCATGACCGGTTTCGAGAACTACGGGTACATGCCGATTCTCAAGGAATACAACGTCGAATTTGTCGATCTCAACGACCGCCCGACTGTCCAGAAATTCATCCTGAGCGACAAACACCATCCGCTCGATATCAATATCATCGATTCCTATCTCGATCCGAACGTCTACGTTATCTCGGCGACACGGCTCAAATCCCATAACTGCGTAATCGCGACACTGTCGCTCAAGAACATCGTCATGGGTTCCCCCATCAATCACTACAAGCAGCGGGAGCGCGAGGGACGCAATGAAAAGCCGAAAATGCACTCGGGCGGCAACAGGGGACTGAGCTATAACCTGTATCTCCTGGCGACCATGGGAGTCCAGCCCGATCTCGCCGTTCTGGACGGCGTCGTGGGAATGGAGGGTAACGGCCCGGTGAACGGAACTCCGGTGGAACAGGGCGTGGCTCTTGCAAGCACCGACTGGGTTGCCGCCGACCGTCTCGGCGTCGAGCTCATGGGGATGGATTACAGCGAGGTGAAATACCTTCAGTGGTGCGCCGCTGCCGGTATGGGGCGGGACGATCTGTCCGCGATAAAAATCAACGGCCCTGACTACCGTAAACACATCGTCAAATACCAGCTCAACCAGAATATTGAAGATCAGCGGAAATGGCTCGTTGAAGATTACGAAAAGAAGGAATGA
- a CDS encoding SMP-30/gluconolactonase/LRE family protein: MIFGKRLFLSALIMVLAGCYTQEKAPGQKAGSGEFPREIVDFVPYRGNPVFTGTGADTWDLMIRERGYILHEGDMYHLWYTGYNDGSSDTKYLGYATSPDGFTWTRWPGNPIFTGSWVEDMQVVKDGDTYYMFAEGRDDIAHMLTSTDRIHWEDQGSLDIRLTTGQRLSPGPYGTPSAIIEGATWYLFYERKDEGIWLATSTDRKVWTNVRDEPVIAMGPEPYDREAVALNQVIRYNDRYYGYYHACAERPWRDWTTCVAMSTDLITWKKYPGNPVVTGDKSSGILVSDGFRYRLYTMHPDVRVYFPKDYWPEDAHVVAPGAKLEPCAEKIPFAEGPACDPEGNLYFTEPFDNKILVRRPDGTISLFLEDPGGPNGMFFNRDGKLVVCESFSRRMVEIDSSGSKVILAERYDNKKLNGPNDVWVDPKGGIYFSDPDFGRFRDVEQDAQYVFYITPDRAKVMGVTKDIEMPNGVVGSPDGKLLYVTDTKPQKTYVYTINGDGTLSDRQLFADEGIDGMTVDVLGNVYITDSNNVSVYDPTGVKIETIKVPGQPTNICFGGKDRQTLFITTKKALYSIRMQVKG; this comes from the coding sequence ATGATTTTCGGAAAACGGCTGTTTTTATCGGCGCTGATTATGGTTCTCGCCGGCTGCTACACTCAGGAGAAGGCGCCCGGTCAGAAAGCAGGGTCCGGCGAGTTCCCCCGTGAAATCGTCGATTTCGTTCCCTACCGCGGCAATCCCGTCTTCACCGGAACCGGAGCGGATACATGGGACCTCATGATACGTGAACGGGGATACATACTCCATGAGGGAGACATGTACCATCTCTGGTATACCGGCTACAACGACGGCAGTTCGGACACGAAGTACCTCGGTTATGCGACATCGCCGGACGGTTTCACCTGGACGCGCTGGCCCGGCAACCCGATTTTCACCGGCTCATGGGTCGAGGACATGCAGGTGGTGAAAGACGGCGATACATACTACATGTTCGCGGAAGGCCGTGACGACATCGCGCACATGCTCACATCGACCGACCGGATTCACTGGGAGGATCAGGGCAGCCTCGATATACGGCTTACTACGGGTCAGCGGCTCAGCCCCGGGCCGTACGGCACCCCCTCGGCTATAATCGAGGGCGCGACATGGTACCTCTTCTACGAACGGAAAGACGAGGGCATATGGCTCGCCACATCGACCGACCGTAAAGTCTGGACCAATGTGCGCGACGAACCGGTCATAGCCATGGGCCCCGAACCGTACGACCGTGAAGCAGTGGCGCTCAACCAGGTGATCCGTTATAACGACAGGTATTACGGCTACTACCATGCGTGCGCGGAGCGGCCCTGGCGCGACTGGACAACCTGTGTGGCAATGTCGACCGATCTGATCACGTGGAAAAAGTATCCCGGCAACCCGGTTGTGACGGGCGACAAGTCGAGCGGAATCCTCGTTTCGGACGGCTTCCGGTACCGTCTCTACACCATGCATCCCGATGTACGGGTCTATTTCCCGAAGGATTACTGGCCCGAAGACGCTCATGTTGTTGCGCCGGGAGCGAAACTCGAACCGTGCGCCGAGAAAATCCCTTTTGCCGAGGGACCGGCGTGCGACCCCGAAGGGAATCTGTATTTCACGGAACCTTTCGACAATAAAATACTTGTTCGCCGCCCGGACGGTACGATTTCGCTTTTCCTTGAAGACCCCGGCGGACCCAACGGCATGTTTTTTAACCGCGACGGGAAGCTCGTTGTCTGCGAGTCGTTCAGCCGACGAATGGTCGAAATCGACAGCAGCGGATCGAAGGTCATTTTAGCCGAAAGATACGACAATAAAAAGCTCAACGGCCCCAACGACGTCTGGGTCGATCCGAAAGGCGGCATCTACTTCTCCGACCCCGATTTCGGACGGTTTCGCGATGTCGAACAGGACGCCCAGTATGTGTTTTATATAACCCCTGACCGTGCGAAGGTCATGGGAGTTACCAAAGATATCGAAATGCCGAACGGGGTGGTCGGGTCGCCCGACGGGAAACTGCTCTATGTGACGGATACAAAACCGCAGAAGACCTATGTGTATACCATAAACGGGGATGGCACCCTTTCGGACAGGCAGTTGTTTGCCGACGAGGGCATTGACGGGATGACGGTGGATGTTCTGGGTAACGTGTATATCACCGATTCCAATAATGTGTCGGTGTACGACCCGACGGGGGTAAAAATCGAGACCATCAAGGTACCCGGCCAGCCGACCAATATCTGTTTCGGCGGCAAAGACCGTCAGACCCTTTTTATCACGACTAAAAAAGCGCTGTACTCGATACGCATGCAGGTGAAAGGATAG